In Mauremys reevesii isolate NIE-2019 linkage group 16, ASM1616193v1, whole genome shotgun sequence, a single window of DNA contains:
- the CA7 gene encoding carbonic anhydrase 7, with translation MTGHHCWGYGQDDGPSEWYKSYPIAQGHRQSPVDIVSTQAAYDPSLKPLIISYESCTSLEISNNGHSVMVDFEDADDKTVINGGPLEGPYRLKQFHFHWGMKHSQGSEHTVDSKSFPSELHLVHWNARKYATFGEAAAAPDGLAVVGIFLETGEEHANMNRLTDALYMVKFKGTKAQFRTFNPKCLLPSSLNYWTYPGSLTTPPLYESVTWIVLKEPVRISEKQLEKFRTLLFTSEGDERIQMVNNFRPPQPLKGRIIRASFKA, from the exons ATGACCGGACACCACTGCTGGGGATACGGACAGGATGACG GGCCTTCTGAGTGGTACAAATCATATCCCATTGCCCAGGGACATCGTCAGTCACCTGTTGATATAGTCTCCACGCAAGCAGCTTATGATCCTAGTCTGAAGCCTCTTATTATCTCATATGAATCGTGTACATCTCTTGAAATCTCCAACAATGGCCACTCAGTCATGGTGGACTTTGAAGATGCTGATGACAAGACAG TGATCAATGGGGGGCCCCTTGAAGGTCCCTATAGGCTAAAGCAGTTTCATTTTCATTGGGGAATGAAGCACAGTCAGGGATCAGAGCATACAGTTGACAGCAAATCTTTTCCTTCTGAG CTCCACTTGGTTCATTGGAATGCAAGGAAGTATGCAACAtttggagaagcagcagcagctccagatgGTTTGGCGGTAGTTGGTATTTTCTTGGAG ACTGGAGAAGAACATGCCAATATGAACAGACTAACTGATGCCTTGTATATGGTAAAATTTAAA GGGACAAAAGCTCAGTTCAGAACCTTCAACCCAAAATGCCTCCTGCCATCAAGTCTAAATTATTGGACATATCCTGGTTCTCTAACAACACCTCCTCTATATGAGAGTGTAACATGGATAGTGCTGAAAGAGCCCGTCAGGATTTCTGAGAAACAG CTGGAGAAATTCCGAACTCTTCTCTTCACCAGTGAAGGAGATGAAAGGATCCAGATGGTGAATAATTTTCGTCCCCCTCAACCTCTTAAGGGAAGAATAATTCGTGCTTCTTTCAAGGCCTAA